One Bythopirellula goksoeyrii genomic window, TGAGGCCAACGACGTGCAGAACGCGACCTTTACCCAAACCTTCATTCTTCGTTCACGAAACAATGACTATCTTCACACAAGGGGCAGACCCCTAAGTGGGTTTGCCAATCAAACACCGGATCAGATTTTTCGACTGCTTCGGCATACGAATCTTCATAGCTTTGTACGTGATCCACTGCGTACCAATCGGCAGGAATCTCGTCTACACCATCAAAGTCATCGCGATCACAAAACAGACAGCCTAAGCGTATTTTTCCCATGGGAACCTCCTTACTAGTGGTCAGAGTGGCCACCGAATCAATGAACCTTCAAAAAATGCACGTCGCCGGTCTCGGACAAGAGCAAGATTGCTCCTCTCCGAATGGGCACTAAGCCAGAGGTTCTTGAAAGAAGTTACCCTACTGAATGGAACAGCCCAGTGTAGCGCGTTCTCAAACCTTACTCAAACCGATTTCAATAGGTTCACAAACAGAGAATGCTACCTGCCCTGAAGACGACAAAGTCATGTCACTGACTATAGACAAAAGGAATCAACGGCTTGGCATCAAATCTGAATCTTTTCAATTTCATCGAGGCTGATTGTGTCTGAAGTGCGGTCATAGAGTTTGGTGCTTCGTACCGATTCATGGGCAGCAATTCGCTGGGCGTGTTCCAGTAGTCCACCCCCTTGCAAATAGGCTGTGATTCCCGTTGCCCGGAATGTATGACAACAGACTCGCGAAGAGAGTCCAACTTGACGAGCGCGCCGCTTGATCATGCGGAGCACATCGACACGGTGCATTCGGCATGTCGTCAGATTACTCCAGCTATCAACTGTGCGAAACAGGGGACCTTGAGCCTCGTCACAGATACCAGCCCGCTGTAAATAAGCATCGACGTATTCTTCGGCATTATGGTGGACAGGGACTTCATGGTGCTTGCCCCCTTTTTCGTGTAGGCGAAACCACATGCGTCTTCCTTGCGAAAAGTAATCACCCACATTCATACCGACGGCAGCTGAAACGCGTGCAAAGCTATAAACCAGCACACCGATCAGGGCCCGGTCTCGAACCCCAGTAATCGTTCGTAGATCGATGCCATCCAGCAACAGTCGAGCTTCTTCTGCTGTAAGGACTGGAGTTTTTCCTTTTTTCACAACATGCTTGGGTCCTCTCACTGATGCGGCTGGATTCACCGGGACGACCTGTCCTGTGACAAGGTAATCGAATAGGGATCGAATTGCTGCTAAATGAAGTTTTACTGTGGAAGGACTCAACTCCTGCATAAGTTGTTCGATATAACTGGCAACTGCGAACGGTGAGATTTGAGCCAACTCAATCTGGTATTGATCACACCAAGCGAAGAAACGTCCTGCAGCACGGGCATAGGCATCGCGAGTTCCACGATTACGAATTCGCGCCGCGAAGAACTCTAAGAATCTATTGCAAGAGTCGCTGCCTGCTCGTTCAATGAGCGATGGAAGCAAGCCTACCGAGATAGCGACTGGTACATATTCTACCTGAGTTATAATTGCGGGAACGTTCTTCATCGATAAAAGTATGATGGCACAGACAGGGAGTTTCAAAAAGGACATTTTGCAACCCCCCCACGTTTTATCCATAGAGGAATAATAGGGGTTACTCTTGCTGCTAATCAGCACTAAGCCCTTTGAATGATTCAACAATTCCCTTGGTAGACAGCTCCCAAGCGGAGTCTAAGAGTCGAGGTCCCAGAAACCACTTTCGACTGTCACTGAACTTCCACGACCCTGTTAAGTCGCCAAGGAACAAGAATAATCTGAAACATCCTCAAGACAGAGTCTAACCGTCTAAGAAAAACAGGGGTGCGTTAGACTTATTTGTCGTGCTACTCTCAAGGCATGAAGCAAACCTCAGCCCACAAGCAGAAGTTCAGCCCCAGAAATGCTATGATTCTCACCACTTACGAGGAACTGGAAAACTTTGTGCGAGCTTTTGCTGAAGGGCATCTGAATCTGGTGATTCTGGTGGGTGCGCGTGGACTCGCTAAGAGCAGAATTGTGCAAAAGACCCTCGCAGGTGACACCTGCTGGATTGAAGGCAATGCCAGCCCCTTTCGCATTTACGTGGAACTCTACAACCATCGAGACCAGTTTATTGTGATTGATGATGTTGATTCTCTCCATGCGGATAAGAACGGAGTCCGACTCCTCAAGAATCTTTGCCAGACCGAACCTGAAAAAAAGGTTTCTTGGCATACGGCTGCCAAAGGGCTCGAAAAAGAAGGGATTCCACGAGAATTTATCACCAGTAGTCGAGTCGTCATTATTAGTAATGACTGGAAAAGCACCAATCGCAACACCGCAGCCGTCGAGGATCGTGGCCAAGTACTAGTATTCCAGCCGACCGCAATTGAGGTTCATCTCAAAGTCGGAGAATGGTTTGATGATCTGGAACTTTACAGTTGGATAGGCGAGCGACTCGATCAAATCGCCTCGCCGTCAATGCGACTCTACTACCGAGCCCGCGAACTAAAGAACGCTGGCCTCGATTGGAAGCGAGTAATTCCCGAATCCATAGGGAATCAGCGGACCCGCCTTACCTTGGAACTATTGGTTGACGAAACTTATCCGACACAAGAAGCCAGGGCCAAGAGTTTTACCCTCCAGGGAGGTGGTTGCCGGGCAACCTATTTCAATTATGCCAAGCGGCTCAAATCGGTTCTCTCCTAAGGTGAAGCCTACCGGTCTTTAGTCATTCTATTAGGAGAGGTATCCCAACTGCTTGAGAGCCAACGTAATGCCCAGATCGGCAATTTCTTGTTCGTTCGCTGGCTCCCCCACTCCCAACTTCCCATACCGCTCTTTTCGTTTCTGGCCATCGGCCGCGTCTCGTAAGCTGAGACTCGTCGTATCTCGGAGACCAATCGTATGCCGTACCCAGATGGGTTTCACGCTCGCTACAAAACCGGCGGACTGTTCGCTGTTCAGCGAAATCGAAGCATCTACTTCGGCTTGTGTGTTGACCGGTTTTCGTTCTTGCGAAACTTTTGGGGAATCAACAACTTTCAAATGAGACTCCGACTCGGGCTGCGGAGCAGCTGGAGTTGCGACAAGATTCTTGCGTAATTCTTTGGCAGCCGTGAGTGCCTCATCCATCGACCGTTTTTGTTTCATGCTTTCCTCCTTAACTATTCGCAGTAGATGCTTGTTGTTGACTGTGTCGGCCAATGCTGACGATCATGTCGCTCAACAACTCGGCAAACAATGCATTCAAATCTTCTTGTGCCGGAGACCGGCCCCCCTGAATGACAACAGTTCCATTAATTCTAGCTGACTGAAATGCTGAGAAGTCGACCCGGACCTTTTGCCTCATCACCCTTAGATTTGGACAAATCGAATGGATCAGATCCACTATACTTTGTGGATCACGTCCAGTCCGCGTCCGACCATCCAGGCAGTTGATAATGACCCGTGCTTCCAGGAGTGGATTTTCCAGTCGGGCTTCATCGATAATCTCTTCCACGACGGTTAACGGCTCAATGGCATCAAACTCGGGTTTAACTGGAATGAGTACGAAATCGCTGTGTT contains:
- a CDS encoding tyrosine-type recombinase/integrase, which gives rise to MSFLKLPVCAIILLSMKNVPAIITQVEYVPVAISVGLLPSLIERAGSDSCNRFLEFFAARIRNRGTRDAYARAAGRFFAWCDQYQIELAQISPFAVASYIEQLMQELSPSTVKLHLAAIRSLFDYLVTGQVVPVNPAASVRGPKHVVKKGKTPVLTAEEARLLLDGIDLRTITGVRDRALIGVLVYSFARVSAAVGMNVGDYFSQGRRMWFRLHEKGGKHHEVPVHHNAEEYVDAYLQRAGICDEAQGPLFRTVDSWSNLTTCRMHRVDVLRMIKRRARQVGLSSRVCCHTFRATGITAYLQGGGLLEHAQRIAAHESVRSTKLYDRTSDTISLDEIEKIQI
- a CDS encoding ParA family protein yields the protein MNITFAHSKGGVTKSAIASNLCVWLHKKGHNVAAIDLDAGAYGNKSLTTSVGQAEPEIPIYQPADSAELRDLLPQLAEQFHFTVADAPGGFQSTAQTNIELLKHSDFVLIPVKPEFDAIEPLTVVEEIIDEARLENPLLEARVIINCLDGRTRTGRDPQSIVDLIHSICPNLRVMRQKVRVDFSAFQSARINGTVVIQGGRSPAQEDLNALFAELLSDMIVSIGRHSQQQASTANS